ttccagAATTTCTCGAGCAGCTGAAATTCGTCAGATTGCTTGCATTCCTCAAAAATCTGTGGAAGCTGATCAAAAATCAGATTGCTTGCATTGCATTCGTCAGATTTACTCATTTAGCGCGATCTCCGAGTTTACTTGAAACGATGTCGTCGCCGGACATTGCCGGAATCCTCGATAGCTCGAAGGAGCTCGATCGGCTGAGGAAAGAGCAGGAGGATGTGCTCATCGAGATCAACAAGATGCACAAGAAGCTGATTTCTTGTGAGTCTTCTAGGAGTTTGGAATTATCGTTTGCATTTTGATAGTAGTACTTTGTTTTTAGTCATTCTCGATTGGACCGTTAATTTTGATCAGAATTACGAGTTACCTTTTTTACTGATTTATCTTTAATTAGAGATTTTGATTAGCACAATTAAGCGTGGAATGTGGGAGTTAATGATGATTTTAAGTATGTATTTAGGAGTATTGTTTATCGTTTCGGTTACATGCGTGTTTTTTCTTTGAATTGGAAGTTGCTGACACTTGTCGAGTTTTTCTGTTTGGTGAATTTTGGCTGTGTGGTTGCAGATAAGCTCAGAATGGTGTTGAGTTCGAAATTTTTAGCTAAATAGCGTGTTTTGGGATTGGATTGGTATTGAGTTCAGGCGTGAAATGTTGAACTTTATTTACGCCTGTTTTGTTTAGCTTGTTGCTTGATTATCGGTTAGCTCAAGTTGAGCTAACATTTTTAAGGGGAGAGCTTGATCTGATAAGGCAATGAGTTTAGTTCAGATGAGCTTTGATCTTGATTGAGAGCTTGAATTGTTTCTAACTATAAAAGTTTGAAATGATTACTTAAATTATGTTGTTTGAATAGTTGTTGAAGAATTTTTGGATGGATTGGTATTGGGTTAAGGCGTGAAATGTTGAACTTTTTTTTACGTGTGCTTTGTTTAACTGTTGTTTGATTATGGGTTGGATCAAGTTGAACTATCATATTTAAGGGGAGAGCTTGATCTGATAAGGTAATGAGTAGAGTTCAAATGAGCTTTGATCTTGATTAAGAGCTTGGGTTGTTTAAAACTATGAAATGACTACTTAATTTATGTTGTGTTGATAGTGTTCGAAGGTTTTTCAGATGGATATGATCCGTTGTTTTTGTGTACTGAAATGCCCTTCTGCATGTGGCGAGTGTCATGTGTTTAAGGAAAGAGGGAGTTATTATGTTGAAGCTTGTGTATGTTTATGTGGAAAATTATTACTTATACAGCTGATCCCCAATTATGTTTTATATGTGGGATTATCCACAAAATCTGATTCTATGTTGCTTACCAGCTTTGAGAGGATGCACTTGTTGTGATGACTGATTCTAATGTGGTTCCTTGTGTATTCCGTGCGTTATTTTAGTTCACAGTGAATAAGGTGAACACATGGGTATGAATTGTGATAATGTCGAAGAAGAAGCTTATCAAATTTTTAGCATACAATCTGATAGAAGAGAAGATAATTTTCACATACGAATGTCTATAGGGAGAAACGCGTTATTTATAGTTGATTATTATCCAGGAACCCTGCATTGACCTTTTTCCACTTTTATGTTATGCAAGCAGGTCCGGAGGTGGTTGAAAAGGCTGGTGACTCTTCCCTATCAAAGCTTAAGATGTTGTATATCCAAGCCAAAGAGTTGTCAGAGAGTGAAGTGAGGTATGTTTGAATGTTACAGTGATGTTCTCATTTTCCAAGTTTATAGTTTCAGTTCCAAAATTTTATATGAACATAATGGCTTAAGCCAAAGATGCTTTTGAAGTTAGTAATTTCATCTTGTAAGAGTATTCTGCAGCGATACACCTACTCCATGAGCAatgacttttttttttgcatttgtacAGATAATAACTATCCGCTTATCTAAAAACGCTAGATATCTCAGCTCATCTATCGTTGTTCTTGCAGTATTTCCAGTCAATTGTTAGGACAACTGGATGCATTAATGCCTTCTGGAACTCAAGGACAGCATCGGAGACGGATAGGTTTGTACCCTTCCAAAACTTAATCTCAATAATATCTCTTTGTCATTCAAGATGTGATGATTGCGAAAGCTGTAACTGGTCGGACAAAGCTAGGCATATCATAGATTTTTTCAATTGGTAGAAGAAATAAACACAAGTAACAGGGAGAACGTTAACTCACATTTCATATTTGTATGTTTTTGTCCATTCAGACATCCTATACCCATCAATATAACTTAAGAACTTCGTGTATCACAGAAGGTAGTGAGCAGAAAAAGAAGAGGGTAAAGGCTGATTCGGAAGTCCCGAGGCTATCTCCTTCAAGGAGAAGTCACCTGGAGTCTTTGGCGAGTTTGAAGGGTGAACAAGTACGTGCCCAGCTTACACTCTCCATCCTCATTATCTTGTCAATTTTCCTTATCGATTTTGGATGATTATTGCCCTTTCCAGTCTTGCTATTCTCATGTGATTATTACTATGGTCTCTACATGCTAATGAATCTTCTTGCCTCCGATTGATTTAGGTGGCAGCCAGGATCACTCAAGAGAATTCTGGAAAGGATGAGTGGTTTGTGGTTAAAGTAATCCATTTTGACAAGGAAACAAGAGAGTAAGTGTCCAGCTTTGCACAGCTCTAATGAGCAGCTCTTCTTTATCATTAATTTACTGGGATCAAAAGAAGTTTGCCTTTTTTGAGAATGTACATTAATTTATATTCTGTTGGCATGTCATAATTTAATTCATGTAGATTCGAAGTGCTGGACGAGGACCCCGGTGAAGATGAAGAGAGTACTCTGCAGAGGTAAATGCCTTCCT
This sequence is a window from Salvia splendens isolate huo1 chromosome 5, SspV2, whole genome shotgun sequence. Protein-coding genes within it:
- the LOC121802067 gene encoding SAGA-associated factor 29 homolog A-like isoform X1; the protein is MSSPDIAGILDSSKELDRLRKEQEDVLIEINKMHKKLISSGPEVVEKAGDSSLSKLKMLYIQAKELSESEVSISSQLLGQLDALMPSGTQGQHRRRIEGSEQKKKRVKADSEVPRLSPSRRSHLESLASLKGEQVAARITQENSGKDEWFVVKVIHFDKETREFEVLDEDPGEDEESTLQRKYKLPMSHIIPFPKRSDLSNIPDFPSGRHVLAVYPETTALYKATVYQTRKRKIDDYVVQFEDDEEDGSLPKRLVPFHRVVALPDGCRQ
- the LOC121802067 gene encoding SAGA-associated factor 29 homolog B-like isoform X3, yielding MSSPDIAGILDSSKELDRLRKEQEDVLIEINKMHKKLISSGPEVVEKAGDSSLSKLKMLYIQAKELSESEVSISSQLLGQLDALMPSGTQGQHRRRIGSEQKKKRVKADSEVPRLSPSRRSHLESLASLKGEQVAARITQENSGKDEWFVVKVIHFDKETREFEVLDEDPGEDEESTLQRKYKLPMSHIIPFPKRSDLSNIPDFPSGRHVLAVYPETTALYKATVYQTRKRKIDDYVVQFEDDEEDGSLPKRLVPFHRVVALPDGCRQ
- the LOC121802067 gene encoding SAGA-associated factor 29 homolog A-like isoform X2 — its product is MSSPDIAGILDSSKELDRLRKEQEDVLIEINKMHKKLISCPEVVEKAGDSSLSKLKMLYIQAKELSESEVSISSQLLGQLDALMPSGTQGQHRRRIEGSEQKKKRVKADSEVPRLSPSRRSHLESLASLKGEQVAARITQENSGKDEWFVVKVIHFDKETREFEVLDEDPGEDEESTLQRKYKLPMSHIIPFPKRSDLSNIPDFPSGRHVLAVYPETTALYKATVYQTRKRKIDDYVVQFEDDEEDGSLPKRLVPFHRVVALPDGCRQ
- the LOC121802067 gene encoding SAGA-associated factor 29 homolog A-like isoform X4 yields the protein MSSPDIAGILDSSKELDRLRKEQEDVLIEINKMHKKLISCPEVVEKAGDSSLSKLKMLYIQAKELSESEVSISSQLLGQLDALMPSGTQGQHRRRIGSEQKKKRVKADSEVPRLSPSRRSHLESLASLKGEQVAARITQENSGKDEWFVVKVIHFDKETREFEVLDEDPGEDEESTLQRKYKLPMSHIIPFPKRSDLSNIPDFPSGRHVLAVYPETTALYKATVYQTRKRKIDDYVVQFEDDEEDGSLPKRLVPFHRVVALPDGCRQ